A single genomic interval of Primulina huaijiensis isolate GDHJ02 chromosome 7, ASM1229523v2, whole genome shotgun sequence harbors:
- the LOC140981583 gene encoding uncharacterized protein, translating into MPYFLSHPIVVLTNSPLGRIMTHAEVSGRMVKWTTELGEYDIEYQPRVAIKAQALTDFLIETMQPGEEEVWRVFVNGASNLSGCGVEVVLVAPTGEKVKLAVRIDSRVTNNEAVLAGLQDARETGASQVIIYSNSRLVTQQIKGAYETKDEKMLK; encoded by the coding sequence ATGCCTTATTTTCTATCGCATCCTATCGTTGTTCTCACTAACTCCCCGCTTGGAAGAATCATGACACATGCTGAAGTATCGGGAAGAATGGTTAAGTGGACAACAGAGCTCGGGGAATATGACATCGAATATCAACCTCGAGTTGCTATAAAAGCCCAAGCATTGACAGACTTCCTGATAGAGACGATGCAGCCAGGAGAGGAGGAAGTTTGGAGAGTTTTCGTCAATGGTGCATCAAATTTGTCAGGATGTGGGGTCGAGGTGGTTTTGGTTGCTCCAACAGGAGAAAAGGTTAAGTTAGCTGTAAGAATCGATTCCCGGGTCACCAATAATGAAGCTGTTCTGGCCGGGTTACAAGATGCTCGGGAAACCGGAGCTTCTCAGGTCATTATTTATTCCAACTCTAGGTTAGTGACCCAGCAAATCAAGGGAGCATATGAAACCAAAGATGAGAAAATGCTCAAATAA
- the LOC140981584 gene encoding uncharacterized protein, with translation MKIIHSFTSVAYPQANGQTEVTNRIIVQALKAQLHGKGKDWVEELPSILCAYRTTPRTATRETPYSLVYGSETVLPVEIRQSSARVESYMNNNDHTQAIELDLIEEKRDLAAIRMEAYRS, from the coding sequence ATGAAGATCATTCACTCTTTCACCTCAGTAGCCTACCCACAAGCCAATGGCCAAACTGAGGTAACCAATAGAATCATTGTGCAAGCATTAAAGGCCCAACTTCATGGAAAAGGTAAAGACTGGGTGGAAGAATTGCCAAGTATATTGTGCGCGTATCGGACTACACCTCGAACAGCTACCCGAGAAACTCCTTATAGTTTAGTCTACGGTTCAGAAACAGTCTTACCTGTGGAGATCAGACAATCTTCTGCCCGGGTGGAATCTTATATGAATAACAATGATCATACTCAGGCCATTGAGCTTGATTTGattgaagaaaaaagagatCTGGCAGCCATTCGAATGGAAGCCTATCGAAGCTAG